DNA from Betaproteobacteria bacterium:
ATGCCACCTACGTGAGCAAGGAAGACTTGTTGCGCCAAGCGGACGTGGTGATGCTGGTCATGCCCTACAACTCCGAGACGCACCATTTCATCGGTGCCGCGCAATTGGTCATGATGAAGCCCGCGAGCGTGCTCATCAACATGGCGCGCGGGGGCATCGTGGACGATGCCGCCCTCATACATGCCTTAAAGGCCAAGCAGATCTGGGCGGCGGGTTTGGACGTGTACGAAAACGAACCGAAGTTCCTGCCCGAATTTCTATCGCTCAAGAACGTGGTGCTCTCGCCCCATATCGCGAGCGCCTCGGAACCCACGCGCAAGGCGATGGCGATGACCGCGGCCAAGAATTGCGTGGCGGCCTTGCGCGGCGAAACACCGCCCAATCTGGTCAATCCCAAAGTGAAGGCAATGTGAGGAGTCCATGGCCCTTGCCCCCACACAATCGTCCAAGCTCCCCTTGTATGCCATGAGCTTGAAGGAAGCCGCGCACCGGCTCGCCCTCGGCGAACTGACGAGCGAGGCCTACACGCTGGCCTTGCTCGCGCGCATCGAGGAGAAAGAGCCGGAGATTCGAGCGTGGGCTTGGATGGACCAGGACCATGCCTTGGATGCCGCGCGCAAACTGGACGCGCGTCGCGCGGCGGGCAGTTTCCTGGGCACGCTGCATGGGTTGCCCGTGGGCGTGAAGGATATCTTCCTTACGCGCGGCGTGACCACGAGCATGGGCTCGAAAATCTATTCCGGGTACGTGCCCAGCCACAACGCCGAGGTGGTGGACCGCCTGGAAGCCGCAGGGGGGTTTTCGCTGGGCAAGACGGTGACCACGGAGTTTGCATTCATGGTGCCGTCCAAGACACGCAATCCGTGGAATACGGCGCATACGCCGGGAGGTTCGTCCAGTGGCTCGGCGGCGGCGGTGGCTTGTGGCATGGTCGGGGCCGCTTTGGCCACGCAGACCAATGGCTCGGTGATTCGCCCGGCCGCTTTTTGCGGTGTGGTGGGTTACAAACCAGGCACAGGGGTGCTTTCCACCGAGGGCATATTGCCCTTTAGCCCAACCTTGGACCAGCCCGGCGTCATGGCGCGAAGCGTGGAAGACGCGGCGTTTGTCGCGGCGCGCATTGCCCACTCCAAGTGGGTGTTGAGTCCGCATGTGACTGCGCTGGGCAAGGCGCCCTTGCTCATCGCTTACCGAACCCACCAGTGGCACTTGGTGTCCGAAGCGCAGCGCGAGCGTTACCGGCTTGACATCGCCATGTACCGTGCCGCCGGTGCCGTGGTGGACGAACTGGAGATGCCCCCGGTATTCAACGAATCTCACCGCGTACACCGTTGCATCATGCTCTACGAGGCCGCGCGCGCGGCACGGGAAGTGCGCGCCGCCCATCGCGATCTCATCAGCGAATTCCTCAATAAAGCGCTCGACGAAGGCGAGGCCATCAGCGGCGTGGAGTACCGTTCCGCGATGGAGAAGCGCCTGGCCATGAAGCGCACATTCGCCGGGCTCCTGGAAGATCACGACGCCATCGTGACGCCACCCGCGGCGGACGAGGCGCCCACATTGGAGAGTACGGGCGATCCCAGTTTGTGCACCCTGTGGACTTTGCTGGGGGTGTCGGCGATCACGATACCGACAGGGTTAGGCCCCAATGGTTTGCCGCTGGGTGTGCAGATCATCGGTAACCCAGGAGAGTCCAATCATCTGCTGTCAACGGCGGCTTGGTGCGAGCGGCGCGCGGGATTCAAGGGCTTGGTATAGAGGCCATGGGCGATAAACTTGCGTTCATAGGCTTGGGGCTAATGGGCCGCCCCATGGCGCTCAATCTCCTCAAGGCGGGCAACAAGCTTCGTGTTTATGCGCGGCGCGCGGAATCCATGACACCGCTTACCGAAGCGGGCGCGCAAGGATGTGCATCGCCCGCGGATGCCGCGCGCGGCAGCGATGTGATCATCGTCATGGTGTCCGGTACGCCGGACGTGGAGCAAGTCGTGTTGGGCGCGCAAGGAATCATCGAAGGCACGGCGAAGGGCAGCGTGGTGGTGGACATGAGCACCATCTCGCCCGTGGCCACGCGCGAGATCGCCTCTAAGCTCGCGGCCAAGGGGGTGGAGATGCTCGATGCGCCGGTCTCCGGCGGCGATGTGGGCGCCATCAACGCAACCCTTTCCATCATGGTGGGTGGCAAGCCTGAAATTTTCGCGCGCGTGAAGCCGCTGTTCGAGGAGATGGGAAAAAACATCGTGCACATAGGCCCCAACGGCGCGGGACAAGTGGCGAAGTGCTGCAACCAAATTCTCGGGGGAGTCACCATCGAGGCTGTCGCCGAAGCCTTGACCTTGGCGCGCAAGAACGGCGTAGACCCTTACAAAGTCCGCGAAGCGCTGCTTGGAGGTTTCGCTCACAGCAAAGTGCTGGAGATTCACGGCAAGCGCATGCTTGACCGCGATTTCAAACCGGGTTTCAAGGCAAGATTGCATCGCAAGGATTTGCGCATCGTGATGGATACCGCCGCCAGAATGAACATCGCTCTGCCACAAGCCGCCCTGGTTGCCCAGCACCTCAACGCCTTGGTGGGCCGTGGCCTGGGTGAGGAAGACTCCTCCGCCATCGTCAAGGTGATCGAGCGCGCCTCCGGTGTGGAGGGCGCATCATGAAGGTTGGGTTCATCGGGCTGGGATCCATGGGCGCTCCCATGGCCGCCAACATCCTGAAGGGCGGCCATGAGTTATTCGTCTGGGCGCGCCGTGAAGAAACCACGCGGCCTATGGTGAGCGCGGGTGCGAGGCGCTGTGCATCTCCGAAGGAGGTGGGGGCGCAAGCCGAAGTCGTGGTGCTTGTCGTCACCACCGGTCACGATGTCGAGCAAGTCGTGCTCGGAGAAGACGGTATCGCGGCCGGCGCCAATCCCGGAACGGTAGTCATCGATTGCGGGACCATTCCACCGGACACGGCCCGGCGCATCTGCAACACGCTGCGCGCACGCGGCATGCAGATGCTTGATTCCCCGGTATCGGGCGGCGAAGCGGGCGCGAAGGCCGCCACCCTTTCCATCATGGTGGGCGGTGACGCGGGCACGTTCGAACGCATGCAACCCCTCTACCAATGCATGGGCAAAACCATCGTCTACATGGGCGAGAGCGGCGCGGGCCAAGTGGCGAAGGCCTGTAACCAACTCACTCTCGTGGTCATGCTCCAAGGCATCGCCGAAGCGATGGTTTTCGCGCGCGCCAATGGCGTGGATTTCAAGCCTATTTGGGAAGCGTTGATGAAAGGCTTCGCCGGCAGCCGCATGCTGGAAGTCTTCGGCACGCGTATGATGAACCGTGAATTCGTTGCAGGCTTGCCCGCCGCCTTGCATCACAAGGACATTCACATCGTGCTGGAAAATGCCCAAGCAACGAAGACCGCTTTGCCCGCGGGCGCCCTCGCGGCGCAAGCCTTCAACGCCCTGATGGCACAACCGCGGGCGCAAGAGGGCACGCATTGGGATTCCGCGGCGATGCTGAAAGTGATGGAAGAGATGTCTGGAATTTCAGGGAAGTAACCTACCCCGCCGCCAGATGCTCCCCGGTTTTCCTGGGAGCATCGATGGGCCAGCCACGCAATTATATCGTCAGAGTCTATCGCGGGGGGTGAGCAACTGTCCGGTGTAGTCGAGGATGTTTCTGGGGGTAGGCAACTTCCCTTCGAGAGTATGCAAGAGTCGTGGGCCCTGCTGGGCCCCCGGCGTCATCTCCCTTCATACGTGATGGAAGGTCACGGGGGAAGCCATGGACGTCGCCGACAAACACATGCAAGGCCACGGCACCGCCATCGGCACGAGCTTCAACGACAAGGGTTCGGGGCCGCTGCACCA
Protein-coding regions in this window:
- a CDS encoding 2-hydroxy-3-oxopropionate reductase; translation: MGDKLAFIGLGLMGRPMALNLLKAGNKLRVYARRAESMTPLTEAGAQGCASPADAARGSDVIIVMVSGTPDVEQVVLGAQGIIEGTAKGSVVVDMSTISPVATREIASKLAAKGVEMLDAPVSGGDVGAINATLSIMVGGKPEIFARVKPLFEEMGKNIVHIGPNGAGQVAKCCNQILGGVTIEAVAEALTLARKNGVDPYKVREALLGGFAHSKVLEIHGKRMLDRDFKPGFKARLHRKDLRIVMDTAARMNIALPQAALVAQHLNALVGRGLGEEDSSAIVKVIERASGVEGAS
- a CDS encoding NAD(P)-dependent oxidoreductase → MKVGFIGLGSMGAPMAANILKGGHELFVWARREETTRPMVSAGARRCASPKEVGAQAEVVVLVVTTGHDVEQVVLGEDGIAAGANPGTVVIDCGTIPPDTARRICNTLRARGMQMLDSPVSGGEAGAKAATLSIMVGGDAGTFERMQPLYQCMGKTIVYMGESGAGQVAKACNQLTLVVMLQGIAEAMVFARANGVDFKPIWEALMKGFAGSRMLEVFGTRMMNREFVAGLPAALHHKDIHIVLENAQATKTALPAGALAAQAFNALMAQPRAQEGTHWDSAAMLKVMEEMSGISGK
- a CDS encoding amidase — protein: MALAPTQSSKLPLYAMSLKEAAHRLALGELTSEAYTLALLARIEEKEPEIRAWAWMDQDHALDAARKLDARRAAGSFLGTLHGLPVGVKDIFLTRGVTTSMGSKIYSGYVPSHNAEVVDRLEAAGGFSLGKTVTTEFAFMVPSKTRNPWNTAHTPGGSSSGSAAAVACGMVGAALATQTNGSVIRPAAFCGVVGYKPGTGVLSTEGILPFSPTLDQPGVMARSVEDAAFVAARIAHSKWVLSPHVTALGKAPLLIAYRTHQWHLVSEAQRERYRLDIAMYRAAGAVVDELEMPPVFNESHRVHRCIMLYEAARAAREVRAAHRDLISEFLNKALDEGEAISGVEYRSAMEKRLAMKRTFAGLLEDHDAIVTPPAADEAPTLESTGDPSLCTLWTLLGVSAITIPTGLGPNGLPLGVQIIGNPGESNHLLSTAAWCERRAGFKGLV